A window of Longispora fulva contains these coding sequences:
- a CDS encoding LysE family transporter, producing the protein MDAWWSMAAAGGAAGLGVAVPLGGVGVLLLQEGMLGWRRGLAAASAVACVDGAFTAGAVLAGSAVSALLAGHERPVRWAAALVLAAVAVRGLLGLRRPVGPPSTAPPAARIFLRFVGLTAVNPTTMVYFAALAAALPGRIGGGGPLGVFVAGVLVASLAWQVTLAAVGATVGARLGTGARRWTHVLGNALVLGYAVLLVLPT; encoded by the coding sequence ATGGACGCGTGGTGGTCGATGGCGGCGGCGGGCGGGGCCGCCGGGTTGGGTGTGGCGGTGCCGCTCGGCGGCGTCGGGGTGCTCCTCCTCCAGGAGGGGATGCTCGGCTGGCGGCGGGGCCTGGCGGCGGCGAGTGCCGTGGCCTGCGTGGACGGGGCGTTCACCGCCGGGGCGGTGCTGGCCGGCTCGGCGGTGAGCGCGCTCCTGGCCGGGCACGAGCGGCCGGTCCGGTGGGCGGCGGCCCTGGTCCTGGCGGCCGTGGCGGTGCGCGGCCTGCTGGGGCTGCGCCGACCGGTCGGCCCACCGTCCACCGCGCCGCCGGCCGCGCGGATCTTCCTGCGGTTCGTGGGCCTCACCGCCGTCAACCCCACCACGATGGTGTACTTCGCGGCCCTCGCCGCGGCCCTGCCCGGCCGGATCGGCGGCGGCGGGCCGCTCGGCGTGTTCGTGGCCGGGGTGCTGGTGGCCTCCCTGGCCTGGCAGGTGACCCTCGCCGCGGTCGGCGCGACCGTGGGCGCGCGCCTGGGCACGGGGGCGCGGCGCTGGACCCACGTCCTCGGCAACGCCCTCGTCCTCGGCTACGCCGTCCTGCTGGTGCTGCCGACGTGA
- a CDS encoding S8 family serine peptidase: MALSRRSTLSGAALGVLLLAGAGLATALPAAADPPAPVAAGGQPVASIIVGYKPGSAKARDLASAAKDATAKAHGRALSAERRLATGGVVVGLGSKDARDAAAVIAAYKADPDVDYVEADQMMHPLADPTDTDYAQQWDLFEATAGMNVPGAWATSTGAGVTVAVIDTGYVAHSDVAGNIVAGYDFITSSSAARDGNGRDNNPADEGDWVATAGECGTDANGNPVPSKPEDSSWHGTHVAGTIAAVTNNAKGIAGIAYNAKVQPVRVLGKCGGATSDIADAITWASGGTVAGVPANPTPAKVINMSLGGSGACSVTYQNAINAAVARGTTVVVAAGNSNVDVSGFNPANCNNVITVAASDRAGNRAFYSNFGAKIDITAPGGEVRLETDAPGSRTTPADGIYSTLNGGLTTPGAESYKTYMGTSMAAPHVAGLVALIAAKTTLTPAQIETAIKNNARALPGTCTGGCGSGLADATATLLAVVPAPGKYFENLTDVAIPDNTTVESSIVVSGVTGNAPTTLKVGVDIKHTYRGDLIVSLVAPDGSVYLLEDFVNSDSTANVAKTYTVNASSEVANGTWKLRVQDVASQDTGKIDAWNLTF, encoded by the coding sequence ATGGCTCTTTCACGACGCAGCACCCTGTCGGGTGCCGCGCTGGGCGTGCTGCTGCTCGCCGGCGCGGGTCTGGCCACGGCGCTGCCGGCGGCCGCCGACCCGCCGGCCCCGGTGGCGGCGGGCGGCCAGCCGGTCGCGTCCATCATCGTCGGGTACAAGCCCGGGTCGGCGAAGGCCCGGGACCTGGCGAGCGCCGCCAAGGACGCCACGGCCAAGGCGCACGGCCGGGCGCTGAGCGCCGAGCGGCGGCTGGCCACCGGCGGTGTCGTCGTCGGACTCGGGTCGAAGGACGCGCGGGACGCCGCGGCCGTGATCGCCGCGTACAAGGCCGACCCGGACGTGGACTACGTCGAGGCCGACCAGATGATGCACCCGCTCGCGGATCCGACCGACACGGACTACGCGCAGCAGTGGGACCTGTTCGAGGCCACAGCCGGCATGAACGTGCCCGGCGCGTGGGCGACCTCGACCGGCGCGGGCGTGACCGTGGCCGTGATCGACACCGGGTACGTGGCGCACTCGGACGTGGCCGGCAACATCGTGGCCGGGTACGACTTCATCACCAGTTCCTCGGCGGCCCGCGACGGCAACGGTCGGGACAACAACCCGGCGGACGAGGGTGACTGGGTGGCGACGGCCGGCGAGTGCGGCACGGACGCCAACGGCAACCCGGTGCCGAGCAAGCCGGAGGACTCCTCCTGGCACGGTACGCACGTGGCGGGCACTATCGCGGCCGTGACGAACAACGCGAAGGGGATCGCAGGGATCGCGTACAACGCGAAGGTGCAGCCGGTGCGGGTGCTGGGCAAGTGCGGGGGCGCGACCTCCGACATCGCCGACGCGATCACCTGGGCGTCGGGCGGCACGGTGGCCGGCGTCCCGGCGAACCCGACCCCGGCCAAGGTGATCAACATGAGCCTGGGCGGGTCCGGGGCGTGCTCGGTGACGTACCAGAACGCGATCAACGCCGCCGTCGCGCGCGGCACGACCGTGGTGGTGGCCGCCGGCAACTCCAATGTCGACGTGTCCGGCTTCAACCCGGCCAACTGCAACAACGTGATCACCGTGGCGGCCAGTGACCGGGCCGGCAACCGGGCGTTCTACTCGAACTTCGGCGCGAAGATCGACATCACGGCCCCCGGTGGCGAGGTGCGCCTGGAGACCGACGCGCCGGGCAGCCGCACCACCCCGGCCGACGGCATCTACTCCACGCTCAACGGTGGCCTGACCACGCCGGGCGCGGAGAGCTACAAGACCTACATGGGCACGAGCATGGCCGCCCCGCACGTCGCCGGCCTCGTCGCGCTGATCGCGGCGAAGACGACCCTGACCCCGGCCCAGATCGAGACGGCGATCAAGAACAACGCCAGGGCGCTGCCGGGTACCTGCACCGGCGGGTGCGGCTCGGGGCTCGCCGACGCGACGGCAACGCTGCTGGCCGTCGTGCCGGCCCCCGGGAAGTACTTCGAGAACCTCACCGACGTGGCGATCCCGGACAACACCACGGTGGAGTCCTCGATCGTGGTCAGCGGGGTCACGGGCAACGCCCCGACCACGCTGAAGGTCGGCGTGGACATCAAGCACACCTACCGCGGTGACCTGATCGTGTCCCTGGTGGCCCCCGACGGCAGCGTGTACCTGCTGGAGGACTTCGTGAACTCCGACAGCACGGCGAACGTGGCCAAGACCTACACCGTCAACGCCAGCTCCGAGGTCGCCAACGGCACCTGGAAGCTGCGGGTGCAGGACGTCGCGAGCCAGGACACCGGGAAGATCGACGCCTGGAACCTGACCTTCTAG
- a CDS encoding ABC transporter ATP-binding protein: protein MFRLFENAVDPFRHDDLSAPPRRVLPFLVAQFRPLRPVLVASLLATVVGAGVEVWLIGYAGRLVDTLTTTDPTRMWRAHGVELAAVAALVLLVRPLLHLLNEGLDDLAFRPNALTHVLWRTHRHVSRQSVGWFRAGLSGRIATWVREGASAAMTATYVVVHTLTYVFTYIVGSVWLMGSVDPRLMLPLGLWIVLYAALMSYVVPRYRRASGRQQDADSALTGLLVDSYANIDTLALLDTPADADREVFAAARRARLRVERLEVTMNVGMVTLSGVLMVGLIGYGIVLWQAGAAPIGLIAAALALTFRITAMAEWLLDGVSALFGSLGTLGRALSTVAQPLAVADRPDAGDLVVGGGAIRFREVSHHYGKDGGGLDRLSLEIAAGERVGLVGRSGAGKSTLVNLVLRFFDPEAGTVEIDGQDIAAVTQRSLRRQIAVVTQEAALLHRSVRDNIGSPTSDDAAIVAAARRAAAHGFVVALSDQDGRTGYHAHVGERGVTLSGGQRQRIVLARALHKDAPILLLDEATSALDSEVEAAIHDTFDEVTAGRTVIAIAHRLSTIARMDRIVVLDAGRVVEDGTHAELLARDGLYAALWAQQSGGFLGG, encoded by the coding sequence GTGTTCCGTCTCTTCGAGAACGCCGTCGATCCCTTCCGCCACGATGACCTGAGCGCTCCGCCGCGCCGGGTGCTCCCGTTCCTCGTGGCCCAGTTCCGGCCACTGCGCCCGGTGCTGGTCGCGAGTCTGCTGGCGACCGTCGTGGGCGCCGGCGTGGAGGTCTGGCTGATCGGCTACGCCGGCCGGCTGGTCGACACCCTCACGACGACCGACCCCACCAGGATGTGGCGCGCCCACGGGGTCGAGTTGGCGGCCGTCGCGGCACTGGTCCTCCTCGTCCGGCCCCTGCTGCACCTGCTGAACGAGGGCCTGGACGACCTCGCATTCCGGCCCAACGCCCTCACGCACGTGCTCTGGCGGACGCACCGGCACGTCTCCCGCCAGTCAGTCGGCTGGTTCCGCGCCGGCCTGTCCGGCCGGATCGCCACCTGGGTCCGGGAGGGCGCCTCCGCAGCGATGACCGCGACGTACGTCGTCGTGCACACGCTGACCTACGTGTTCACGTACATCGTCGGATCGGTGTGGTTGATGGGTTCCGTCGACCCGCGTCTGATGCTGCCGCTGGGCCTGTGGATCGTGCTCTACGCGGCCCTGATGAGCTACGTGGTGCCCCGCTACCGCCGCGCGTCGGGGCGGCAGCAGGACGCCGACTCCGCGCTCACCGGCCTGTTGGTGGACTCCTACGCCAACATCGACACCCTCGCGCTGCTGGACACCCCGGCCGACGCCGACCGCGAGGTCTTCGCCGCCGCGCGCCGCGCCCGGCTGCGGGTCGAGCGGCTGGAGGTCACCATGAACGTCGGCATGGTGACGCTCAGCGGGGTGCTGATGGTCGGGCTGATCGGCTACGGCATCGTGCTGTGGCAGGCGGGCGCGGCGCCGATCGGGCTGATCGCTGCCGCCCTGGCGCTCACGTTCCGGATCACGGCGATGGCCGAGTGGCTGCTCGACGGCGTGTCGGCGCTCTTCGGCTCGCTGGGCACCCTGGGGCGCGCGCTGTCCACCGTCGCGCAGCCGCTCGCCGTCGCCGACCGGCCCGACGCCGGTGACCTCGTCGTCGGGGGCGGGGCGATCCGGTTCCGGGAGGTCAGCCACCACTACGGCAAGGACGGCGGCGGCTTGGACCGGCTCAGCCTCGAGATCGCCGCCGGGGAGCGGGTGGGACTGGTCGGGCGGTCCGGCGCCGGCAAGTCCACGCTGGTCAACCTGGTGCTCAGGTTCTTCGACCCGGAGGCCGGGACGGTCGAGATCGACGGCCAGGACATCGCGGCGGTGACCCAGCGCAGCCTGCGCCGGCAGATCGCGGTGGTGACCCAGGAGGCGGCGTTGCTGCACCGCTCCGTCCGCGACAACATCGGCTCCCCGACCTCGGACGACGCGGCCATCGTCGCGGCGGCGCGCAGGGCCGCGGCGCACGGGTTCGTCGTCGCGCTGTCCGATCAGGACGGACGCACCGGCTACCACGCCCATGTCGGGGAACGCGGGGTCACGCTGTCCGGCGGGCAACGGCAGCGCATCGTCCTCGCCCGCGCCCTGCACAAGGACGCGCCCATCCTCCTCCTCGACGAGGCGACCTCGGCGCTGGACTCTGAGGTCGAGGCGGCCATCCACGACACGTTCGACGAGGTGACGGCGGGCCGTACGGTGATCGCGATCGCGCACCGGCTGTCCACCATCGCGCGGATGGACCGGATCGTGGTCCTCGACGCCGGGCGCGTCGTGGAGGACGGGACGCACGCGGAACTGCTGGCCCGCGACGGCCTCTACGCGGCGCTGTGGGCCCAGCAGTCGGGGGGCTTCCTCGGCGGGTAG
- a CDS encoding Lrp/AsnC family transcriptional regulator, whose translation MDATDREILDALQENARISYQDLGRRVGRSANAVADRVRKMRRTGVIRGFTTLVDRSAVTDSALAILIDARLRPETTAERFEHAVVRLPGITEVIHVTGDSDYLIRARVPDTATLDALIRALKDTAGVAQTSTRLALRVVLD comes from the coding sequence GTGGACGCCACAGACCGCGAGATCCTCGACGCTTTGCAGGAGAATGCGCGGATCTCCTACCAAGACCTGGGCCGGCGGGTGGGCCGCAGCGCCAACGCCGTCGCCGACCGGGTGCGCAAGATGCGCCGCACCGGGGTGATCCGGGGCTTCACCACCCTGGTCGACCGCTCCGCCGTCACCGACTCCGCGCTGGCGATCCTCATCGACGCCCGGCTGCGGCCCGAGACGACCGCCGAGCGGTTCGAGCACGCCGTGGTGCGGCTGCCCGGGATCACGGAGGTCATCCACGTCACCGGGGACAGCGACTACCTGATCCGGGCCCGGGTGCCCGACACGGCCACACTGGACGCCCTGATCCGGGCGTTGAAGGACACGGCGGGGGTCGCGCAGACGAGTACCCGGCTGGCGTTGCGGGTGGTGCTGGACTGA
- a CDS encoding glycerophosphodiester phosphodiesterase produces the protein MADRRQVLRMGALAAGAAIAAPVIASEVAFAAPGKPSNRPLVIGHRGASGYRPEHTLASYELAARLGADFVEPDLVSTKDGVLVARHENEISGTTDIASRAEFAGRKATKVIDGVTVTGWFTEDLTLAELKTLRAVERLPAVRQRNTIYNGLFEVPTFQEILDLQDRLCKELRREIGVYPETKHPSYFRSIGLALEAPLAEALRHNNLNKPTAPVFVQSFEANNLRDLHDVHKVRARLVFLASAAGGPFGDPRPYASYLSADGLKELSRFVSGIGPDKSLVIPRRADGTLGTPTSLVADAHAAGMVVHPYTFRAENQFLPVDYRTGTDPNAYGRAIDEQVAFHRAGVDGLFTDMADIGVLARDFAGR, from the coding sequence GTGGCCGACCGTCGGCAGGTACTGCGCATGGGAGCGCTCGCGGCCGGTGCCGCCATCGCCGCCCCCGTGATCGCCTCGGAGGTGGCCTTCGCCGCCCCGGGCAAGCCCTCGAACCGCCCGCTCGTGATCGGCCACCGGGGCGCGTCCGGGTACCGCCCCGAGCACACCCTGGCCTCCTACGAGCTGGCCGCCCGCCTCGGCGCGGACTTCGTCGAACCGGACCTGGTGTCCACGAAGGACGGGGTGCTGGTCGCCCGGCACGAGAACGAGATCTCCGGCACCACCGACATCGCCTCGCGGGCCGAGTTCGCCGGCCGCAAGGCGACCAAGGTGATCGACGGCGTGACCGTGACCGGCTGGTTCACCGAGGACCTGACGCTCGCCGAGCTCAAGACGCTGCGCGCCGTGGAGCGGCTGCCCGCCGTCCGGCAGCGCAACACGATCTACAACGGCCTGTTCGAGGTGCCGACGTTCCAGGAGATCCTGGACCTGCAGGACCGGCTGTGCAAGGAGCTGCGCCGCGAGATCGGCGTGTATCCGGAGACCAAGCACCCGAGCTACTTCCGCTCGATCGGTCTGGCGCTGGAGGCCCCGCTCGCCGAGGCGCTGCGGCACAACAACCTGAACAAGCCGACCGCCCCGGTGTTCGTGCAGTCCTTCGAGGCCAACAACCTGCGCGACCTGCACGACGTGCACAAGGTCCGGGCCCGGCTGGTGTTCCTGGCGTCGGCGGCGGGCGGCCCGTTCGGGGACCCGCGGCCGTACGCGAGCTACCTGTCCGCCGACGGGCTCAAGGAGCTCAGCCGGTTCGTCTCCGGGATCGGGCCGGACAAGAGCCTGGTCATCCCGCGCAGGGCCGACGGCACGCTGGGCACGCCGACCTCGCTGGTCGCCGACGCGCACGCGGCCGGGATGGTCGTGCACCCGTACACGTTCCGGGCCGAGAACCAGTTCCTGCCGGTGGACTACCGGACCGGGACCGACCCGAACGCGTACGGCCGGGCGATCGACGAGCAGGTCGCGTTCCACCGGGCGGGCGTGGACGGGCTTTTCACCGACATGGCCGACATCGGCGTCCTCGCCCGGGACTTCGCGGGTCGCTGA
- a CDS encoding ATP-binding cassette domain-containing protein, with amino-acid sequence MLLDDVRVRYARSGPWILDRVSVAAHPGEAVVVLGRNGAGKSTLLNVCAGVLRPDTGRVTDRPAVVGWVPERFPAAQPFTAREYLAGAGRIRGLTAAGADRAVAHWAERLHLGPFLDVRLGRLSKGSAQKVGLAQALLVPPELLVLDEPWEGLDAVARAEVPLIVGEVTAGGGIVLVSDHRGEIARLAVAQRWTVRDGGVHPDGDDPSRCVIEIEVPAADAAGTVTALRAQGHEVLGVRPR; translated from the coding sequence ATGCTGCTCGACGACGTCCGCGTCCGCTACGCGCGGTCCGGGCCCTGGATCCTCGATCGCGTGTCGGTCGCCGCCCACCCCGGTGAGGCCGTCGTGGTCCTCGGCCGCAATGGCGCCGGCAAGTCCACCCTCCTCAACGTGTGCGCCGGTGTGCTCCGCCCCGACACGGGCAGGGTCACCGACCGGCCGGCCGTCGTCGGCTGGGTCCCGGAGCGTTTCCCGGCCGCCCAGCCGTTCACGGCGCGGGAGTACCTCGCCGGCGCCGGGCGGATCCGGGGGCTCACCGCCGCCGGCGCCGACCGGGCCGTCGCGCACTGGGCCGAGCGGCTGCACCTCGGCCCGTTCCTCGACGTCCGGCTCGGCCGGCTGTCCAAAGGGTCCGCGCAGAAGGTCGGGCTCGCCCAGGCCCTGCTCGTGCCGCCGGAGTTGCTCGTCCTCGACGAGCCCTGGGAGGGCCTGGACGCCGTGGCCCGGGCCGAGGTGCCGTTGATCGTCGGCGAGGTCACGGCCGGCGGCGGGATCGTGCTGGTCAGTGACCACCGGGGCGAGATCGCCCGACTCGCCGTCGCCCAGCGGTGGACGGTCCGCGACGGGGGCGTGCACCCCGACGGCGACGACCCCTCCCGGTGCGTGATCGAGATCGAGGTGCCGGCCGCCGACGCCGCCGGCACCGTCACCGCCCTGCGCGCGCAGGGCCACGAGGTGCTGGGGGTCCGGCCGCGATGA
- a CDS encoding VOC family protein, translating into MTDTTTHVWPGLRYVDAPAALDFLVRAFGFVETARYPGGEPNSVGHAELRWPAGGGIMLGSPRTDSVLRDLPAGTGSVYIVSDDVDALFARAVAAGATVVRGLADEEYGSRGFTVRDPEGVYWSFGTYRGE; encoded by the coding sequence ATGACTGACACCACCACCCACGTCTGGCCGGGTCTGCGCTACGTGGACGCGCCGGCGGCGCTGGACTTCCTCGTCAGGGCGTTCGGCTTCGTGGAGACCGCCCGCTACCCGGGCGGGGAGCCGAACTCCGTCGGGCACGCCGAACTGCGCTGGCCGGCGGGCGGCGGGATCATGCTCGGCTCGCCGCGCACCGACAGCGTGCTGCGCGACCTGCCCGCCGGGACCGGCTCCGTCTACATCGTGTCCGACGACGTCGACGCCCTGTTCGCCCGGGCGGTGGCCGCCGGGGCGACCGTGGTCCGGGGCCTGGCCGACGAGGAGTACGGTTCCCGGGGCTTCACCGTCCGTGACCCCGAAGGTGTTTACTGGAGTTTCGGCACCTATCGGGGGGAATGA
- a CDS encoding type III polyketide synthase → MVTPTIAGIGIALPAASSQDALWHGYFHRHFNGSALAKRIFANAGVDQRHTVLNPIGEDFSGESTGTRMRRYAAEVVPLGKSAVIAALADAGVEAGAIGLLAVATCTGYTTPGLDILLARDLDLDPGLRRLMIGHMGCYAALPGLASVADYVAASGRPAVLLCAELPSVHVQPPTTEVDQIVSHALFSDGAAAVVVTPGGRGYAVEGFAARTDPATADHMTWEVTDHGFRMGLSPKVPDVLELHIAPLVDELLGAHGLGRSDVDGWALHPGGPGILAAAAKGLGLPSSALDVSRAVLRAHGNCSSVTVLLVLEALRSAGASTVLAAAFGPGLTLYGGLLRKVG, encoded by the coding sequence ATGGTGACCCCGACGATCGCCGGCATCGGGATCGCGCTGCCGGCGGCCAGCAGTCAGGACGCGCTCTGGCACGGCTACTTCCACCGGCACTTCAACGGCTCGGCCCTCGCCAAGCGGATCTTCGCCAACGCCGGGGTCGACCAGCGGCACACCGTGCTCAACCCGATCGGCGAGGACTTCTCGGGGGAGTCGACCGGCACCAGGATGCGCCGGTACGCCGCGGAGGTCGTGCCGCTGGGCAAGTCCGCGGTGATCGCCGCGCTGGCCGACGCCGGCGTGGAGGCGGGCGCGATCGGACTGCTGGCCGTGGCCACGTGCACCGGGTACACGACGCCCGGGCTGGACATCCTGCTCGCCAGGGACCTGGACCTCGACCCGGGGCTGCGCCGCCTGATGATCGGGCACATGGGCTGCTACGCGGCGCTGCCCGGCCTGGCGTCCGTCGCCGACTACGTGGCCGCGTCCGGCAGACCCGCCGTGCTGCTGTGCGCGGAACTGCCCAGCGTGCACGTCCAGCCGCCCACCACCGAGGTCGACCAGATCGTCTCGCACGCCCTGTTCAGCGACGGCGCGGCCGCCGTGGTGGTCACGCCGGGCGGTCGGGGGTACGCGGTCGAGGGCTTCGCAGCCCGCACCGACCCGGCGACGGCCGACCACATGACGTGGGAGGTCACCGACCACGGTTTCCGGATGGGCCTGTCGCCGAAGGTGCCCGACGTGCTGGAACTGCACATCGCGCCCCTGGTCGACGAGCTGCTCGGCGCGCACGGCCTGGGCCGGTCCGACGTGGACGGCTGGGCGCTGCACCCGGGCGGGCCGGGCATCCTCGCCGCGGCGGCCAAGGGCCTGGGCCTGCCGTCGTCGGCGCTGGACGTGTCGCGGGCGGTGCTCCGCGCACACGGCAACTGTTCCTCGGTCACCGTGCTCCTCGTTCTCGAGGCGCTCCGGTCGGCGGGCGCCTCGACGGTCCTGGCGGCGGCGTTCGGCCCGGGGCTCACCCTGTACGGCGGACTGCTCCGCAAGGTCGGCTGA
- a CDS encoding GNAT family N-acetyltransferase: MIIRRGTSEDVAALAESRDVGADRLGEFAAWIDAHADTHLPYLAEVDGEPVGYAWLLVAERVPGGGSFDRRYGDVQAVCVREAYRGRGVGGALIAAILDEARTRGLLHVTVHSGRRAVDFYLRSGFRHDRQTLYWDSAGGPDTATSDRSAP; encoded by the coding sequence ATGATCATTCGCCGGGGGACCTCGGAGGACGTGGCGGCGCTCGCGGAGTCGCGGGACGTGGGCGCCGACCGGCTCGGCGAGTTCGCGGCGTGGATCGACGCGCACGCGGACACGCACCTTCCGTACCTGGCCGAGGTCGACGGCGAACCGGTCGGGTACGCCTGGCTGCTGGTGGCCGAGCGGGTCCCCGGCGGCGGCTCGTTCGACCGGCGGTACGGCGACGTCCAGGCGGTCTGCGTGCGCGAGGCGTACCGCGGCCGCGGCGTCGGCGGCGCCCTGATCGCGGCGATCCTGGACGAGGCGCGCACCCGTGGTCTCCTGCACGTGACCGTGCACTCCGGCCGCCGGGCGGTCGACTTCTACCTCAGGTCCGGTTTCCGCCACGACCGCCAGACACTGTACTGGGACAGCGCCGGCGGGCCGGACACCGCCACGTCGGACCGCTCGGCCCCTTAG
- a CDS encoding M23 family metallopeptidase → MPAQPPLAQGTTAAQLALEAAIRAADEAKAEAATAAQTAATDAAAVTTAEAAATASRATRDHLRTEFNDEISRLYRGPSYNDLRQFAPDTSVRKSSELAGKLKSAEEQVTADEAALVAARGKALLSAAASKAAEDRRVAADAKVELLRAEVGRRPAPPVVVTATPFTLCLAAAPAGSRMGLSPAQSANAATIVAVGRRLGVPEKGLVVAIATAMQESSLRNLANVAYPESLSMANQGVGYDHDSLGLFQQRPATGWGTPGEVMTPEYAAEKFYRSLLKVPGWQDLPVTVAAQSVQRSAFPDAYARHEAAAAQLVAGLAGIECATGAWVAPVGASITSGYMQPGRPDHHGVDLGAARGTQIRSAAAGVVRTAACDATQGGRDYGCDTDGSVAVTGCGWYVDVEHADGVITRYCHMLRRPEVTVGDQVAAGQVLGQVGTSGNSSGPHLHFEVHLGGGRDNASTTDPVGWMRGHGVPLN, encoded by the coding sequence GTGCCCGCCCAGCCGCCCCTCGCCCAGGGCACGACAGCCGCCCAGCTGGCCCTGGAGGCCGCGATCCGGGCCGCTGACGAGGCGAAGGCCGAGGCGGCCACGGCGGCCCAGACGGCGGCCACCGACGCGGCCGCCGTGACCACGGCCGAGGCGGCCGCGACGGCCAGCCGCGCTACCCGCGACCATCTGCGGACCGAGTTCAACGACGAGATCAGCCGGCTGTACCGGGGGCCGTCCTACAACGACCTGCGGCAGTTCGCGCCGGACACCTCCGTGCGCAAGAGCAGCGAGCTGGCCGGGAAACTGAAGTCGGCGGAGGAGCAGGTCACCGCCGACGAGGCGGCCCTCGTGGCGGCCAGGGGCAAGGCCCTGTTGAGCGCGGCGGCGTCGAAGGCCGCCGAGGACCGCCGGGTCGCCGCCGACGCGAAGGTCGAACTGCTGCGCGCCGAGGTCGGCCGGCGACCAGCTCCCCCGGTGGTGGTGACCGCGACGCCGTTCACCCTGTGCCTGGCGGCCGCCCCGGCGGGTTCCCGGATGGGACTCTCGCCGGCCCAGTCGGCCAACGCCGCGACGATCGTGGCCGTGGGGCGCCGGCTCGGCGTACCCGAAAAAGGCCTGGTGGTCGCTATTGCCACCGCCATGCAGGAGTCCTCGCTGCGCAACCTCGCCAACGTCGCCTATCCGGAGTCGTTGTCGATGGCCAACCAGGGCGTGGGCTACGACCACGACTCCCTCGGCCTGTTCCAGCAGCGCCCGGCCACCGGCTGGGGCACCCCGGGCGAGGTGATGACCCCGGAGTACGCGGCGGAGAAGTTCTACCGGTCCCTGCTCAAGGTCCCCGGCTGGCAGGACCTGCCGGTGACCGTGGCCGCGCAGTCCGTGCAGCGCAGCGCGTTCCCCGACGCCTACGCCCGCCACGAGGCCGCCGCCGCCCAACTCGTCGCCGGCCTCGCCGGGATCGAGTGCGCCACCGGCGCGTGGGTCGCGCCGGTCGGCGCGTCCATCACCTCCGGCTACATGCAGCCAGGCCGCCCCGACCACCACGGCGTCGACCTGGGCGCGGCCCGGGGCACCCAGATCCGGTCTGCGGCGGCCGGGGTCGTGCGCACGGCGGCGTGCGACGCCACCCAGGGCGGCCGCGACTACGGCTGCGACACCGACGGCTCGGTCGCCGTCACGGGCTGCGGCTGGTACGTCGACGTCGAGCACGCCGACGGGGTCATCACCCGCTACTGCCACATGCTCCGCCGCCCCGAGGTGACCGTGGGCGACCAGGTCGCCGCCGGCCAGGTCCTCGGCCAGGTGGGCACGAGCGGCAACAGCTCCGGGCCGCACCTGCACTTCGAGGTGCACCTCGGTGGGGGCCGCGACAACGCGTCCACCACGGACCCGGTCGGCTGGATGCGCGGCCACGGCGTACCACTGAACTGA
- a CDS encoding nuclear transport factor 2 family protein has protein sequence MDLDRLTDPVVRGVVEAMVDGDREAFLAAFAPGAELTDDGQPQSLATWAEREIFRSHGRLHVDRQEGGGRHLTGTFHSDQWDMPTFWHFQLTDGRISRLDVGAL, from the coding sequence ATGGATCTCGACAGACTGACCGATCCGGTGGTACGCGGCGTGGTCGAGGCGATGGTGGACGGCGACCGGGAGGCGTTCCTCGCGGCGTTCGCGCCCGGGGCGGAGCTCACCGACGACGGCCAGCCGCAGTCGCTGGCCACGTGGGCGGAACGGGAGATCTTCCGGTCGCACGGCAGGCTGCACGTGGACCGACAGGAGGGCGGCGGGCGGCACCTGACCGGGACGTTCCACTCCGACCAGTGGGACATGCCGACGTTCTGGCACTTCCAGCTGACGGACGGCCGGATCAGCAGGCTGGACGTCGGGGCGCTGTGA